A single region of the Lacerta agilis isolate rLacAgi1 chromosome 9, rLacAgi1.pri, whole genome shotgun sequence genome encodes:
- the LOC117053341 gene encoding uncharacterized protein LOC117053341, whose amino-acid sequence MDRYRYFIFNQKSMVLLGLLQIACATVCIIGGLIDGAFRRDSALSKSRIPIWAGVFMAIPGIMALFSSQRKNPVLVNAMIIASVFSCFVTLLVIIYTSITLEYGEKYEEFDDVSSYHHPAIAFVLSKLVEGANITLLIASLFSAFIVLTIAYLSCRSLPCCSCYDSVTGLERLESNEDQLQIAELVCIPSGQVDTIFNSPVKLSDLDMEADDDMPKPPPYIRMT is encoded by the exons ATGGATCGCTACAGATATTTCATCTTCAATCAGAAAAGTATGGTTTTGTTGGGGCTCCTCCAGATAGCTTGTGCTACAGTTTGTATCATCGGTGGATTAATCGATGGTGCTTTCAGAAGGGACTCGGCACTGAGCAAATCTAGGATACCCATCTGGGCTGGAGTG tttatGGCTATTCCTGGAATTATGGCTTTGTTTTCTTCACAGAGAAAGAATCCCGTTTTG GTGAATGCAATGATAATTGCTTCTGTATTTTCCTGCTTCGTCACCCTACTTGTAATCATCTACACATCTATAACATTAGAGTATGGTGAAAAATATGAAGAGTTTGACGATGTGTCCTCTTATCATCACCCAGCCATT GCATTTGTGCTTAGTAAACTTGTAGAAGGAGCCAACATCACACTACTGATTGCATCGCTTTTCAGCGCTTTTATTGTGCTGACTATTGCTTATTTGAGTTGCCGAAGTCTTCCATGTTGTTCATGCTATGACAGTGTCACTGGACTT GAACGGCTAGAATCTAATGAAGACCAGCTACAAATTGCAGAATTAGTTTGCATTCCATCCG GTCAAGTGGATACAATTTTTAACTCTCCTGTAAAACTTTCAGATTTAGATATGGAAGCCGATGATGATATGCCCAAACCACCTCCGTATATCAGGATGACTTAA
- the RAB33B gene encoding ras-related protein Rab-33B, translating into MAAAEVESSLELSLSSSYAGPGTLPPARSRIFKIIVIGDSNVGKTCLTFRFCAGRFPERTEATIGVDFRERAVDIDGERIKIQLWDTAGQERFRKSMVQHYYRNVHAVVFVYDMTNIASFHSLPLWIEECKQHLLTNDIPRILVGNKCDLRSAIQVPTDMAQKFADTHSMPLFETSAKNPNDNDHVEAIFMTLAHKLKSHKPLMLSQLSDNTIHLEPAVKPAMPCWC; encoded by the exons ATGGCGGCGGCCGAGGTGGAGTCGTCGCTGGAGCTGAGCCTGTCGAGCAGCTACGCGGGGCCGGGGACGTTGCCCCCTGCGCGCTCCCGCATCTTCAAGATCATCGTCATCGGGGACTCGAACGTGGGGAAAACGTGCCTCACTTTCCGCTTTTGCGCGGGCCGCTTCCCGGAGCGCACCGAGGCCACCATCGGGGTGGATTTCCGAGAACGCGCCGTCGACATCGACGGGGAGCGCATCAAG ATTCAGCTCTGGGATACAGCAGGACAGGAGCGATTCAGGAAGAGCATGGTACAGCACTATTACAGGAATGTACATGCAGTCGTTTTTGTATATGATATGACAAATATTGCCAGTTTCCATAGTTTGCCACTGTGGATCGAGGAATGCAAACAACACTTGCTCACCAATGATATACCCCGGATTTTGGTTGGAAATAAATGCGATCTGAGAAGTGCAATTCAGGTCCCTACGGACATGGCTCAGAAATTTGCTGACACTCATAGCATGCCACTGTTTGAAACGTCTGCTAAAAACCCTAATGACAATGATCATGTGGAAGCCATATTTATGACCCTGGCTCATAAGCTGAAGAGTCACAAGCCACTCATGCTTAGTCAGCTATCCGATAACACAATTCACTTAGAACCTGCAGTAAAACCTGCCATGCCATGTTGGTGTTAG